CGGAGAGTAGTTTTTAAAATACCAGCCCATTTTATTTTATTATTTTCCAATTAACTATGAGTCCAACAATTTTAGCAATAGAGTCATCCTGCGACGATACTTCCGCCGCGGTTATTAGCGGAGGCAAGGTATTAGCCAACATCGTAGCTACCCAGGAGGTTCATAAACAATACGGCGGCGTGGTTCCGGAATTAGCCTCAAGGGCCCATCAGCAAAATATTGTTCCGGTGGTAACGCAAGCCTTACTTACGGCAAAGATAACAAAAAACGACTTAGATGCGGTAGCCTTTACCCGCGGCCCGGGATTGTTAGGTGCCTTGCTAGTAGGCAGTTCTTTTGCCAAAGCTTTTGCCCTGGGTTTACAGTTGACATTAATCGAAGTAAACCACATGCAAGCGCATATTCTAGCGCATTTTATCGATGAACCAAAGCCGCAGTTTCCTTTTTTATGTTTAACCGTAAGTGGCGGCCATACCCAAATTGTATTGGTAAAAGATTATTTGCAGATGCAGGTTTTAGGCCAAACCACCGATGATGCCGTGGGCGAAGCTTTCGACAAATCCGCGAAATTACTGGGATTACCTTATCCGGGTGGTCCATTACTTGACCGAACCGCTGCTACAGGTAACCCGGATCGTTTTACCTTTCCCATTGTGAGTATGCCCGGTTACGATTATTCTTTTAGCGGCATTAAAACCTCTATCTTGTATTTCCTCCGGGAAAATACAACGAAAAACCCCAATTTTATTGCCGAAAACTTACCGGATATTTGCGCCAGCATTCAAAATGCTTTAATTAAAACTTTACTGAATAAATTAATATTGGCCGCCAAAGAAACGGGTATTCGCCAGATTGCCATTGCTGGTGGCGTTTCGGCTAATTCGGGTTTACGAAAAGCACTTACAGAAGCTGCTACTAAATATAATTGGCAGGTATACATTCCGGATTTCCAATACTGCACTGATAATGCCGCTATGATTGCCATAGCCGCGCACTATAAATTTTTACAAGGTGAATTCACGGACCAATACGCCAGCCCGGATCCCCGGTATAAGTTATAATGGGGAGCTTGGATGATGCTGGAATTTCAAAAATTTAAATTTTTGAAATTCCGGATTTTCTAGCGGTCGAAATTTCTTTTTCTTAATTCAGTAATGTGCGCTACGTGGTGCTTGCCATGCCAGGCATATATCCCAACAGCGGTGGCCAAAGTAGTTTCGCCGGATTGCGGATGCACAAAGCTGCGTTGCCATTGGTCGGGGGTTAACGACTCTAGAAGCATAACCCAACGCAGATGCAAGGCTTCCAACAGCAATAAAGAAATATCTACGGGTGCGTGTTTGCCATCTTCTAACTCGGCCCAGAGTTGTTCTTCGTAGGGTTTTATTACGGGTTTGTCTTCCGTAAGGGCTAATCGAAAACGGGTGTAGCTATTAATGTGACTATCGGCTACGTGGTTCACCGTTTGGCGAATGGTCCAGCCGCCAGGGCGGTAAGGGGTTTCCAATTCAGCTTCCCCTAAATCTTTTACGGCCTTGCGCAACAGAGCGGGCAAATGGCTGATTTCGGTAATATATTCTTTTAGGTCGTCTGGCGATAGATCCGGTTTAGGAACAAATTTACCAATGGGATAACGCAGCGCTTCGATGTTTAAAGTTGCCATACAGGTTAAATAGAAATGTTTATGGCTCAATAATATAAAATCTTTGTTAATAGTAATCCACAAAATGTGGCCGGGTTTTTCGGATGTAAAATAGCTCCGGTTTGTGCCCGAACTAAAAACCGGCTAATTTTGTAGTTTGAGATATACCTTACTTATGATAGTGCTGCAACATACCGTCGTGAGCGACGATTTAAAAGATAAATTTTTTGTTTGTAACCTCGAAAAATGCAAAGGTGCCTGCTGCGTAGAAGGCGATTTAGGTGCTCCGCTAGAGGATGATGAACTAGCGATTTTACAGGAAAATTACGATATTATTAAACCTTACCTTTCGCCGGAAGGCCAGCAAGCCATTGCGGAACAAGGGTTGTACATTAAAGATTGGGAAGGTGATTTTTCTACTACCACCATTGGCAACCGCGAATGCGCTTACGCCATTTACGACGAGAACCTAACTTTAAAATGCGGCATAGAGCAAGCCTACCTGGATGGTAAAATTAACTGGCGCAAGCCCATTTCGTGCCATTTGTACCCCATCCGGATTACCAAATACGATGGGTTTGAAGCTTTAAACTACGATAAATGGCAAATTTGCAATGCCGCTTGTAGCTTTGGTCAGGATTTAGGGGTGCGGGTTTATCAATTTTTAAAAGAGCCGTTAATTCGTAAATATGGCCAAGAGTGGTATAATGAACTGGAAGACTTAGTGGCGGAAGAAGAGCAAATTTTTAAAAAATAAATATTTTATCAGCCATAGAAAAATAAAAAGCCCGGCCTAAATGGCCAGGCTTTTTGTTTTGGGTTTTGTTTGTCCTATTCGGCCAACACGCTGAAGTCATAGGTATCCAGGTATTTGGTAGTAAAATTCCCGGATTTAAAGTTTTCGTCGTCCATCATTTTTAAATGAAACGGAATAGTGGTTTTTACGCCTTCCACTACAAACTCACTCAAGGCCCGCTTCATTTTAACAATAGCTTCTTCGCGGGTTTGCGCCGTTACGATAAGTTTAGCAATCATAGAGTCGTAGTTTGGCGGAATAGTATAACCAGCATAAACGTGCGTATCAACCCGAACACCATGCCCACCCGGAATATGTAAGGTGGTGATTTTACCGGGAGCTGGCCGGAAGCCATTTGCCGGATCTTCGGCGTTAATGCGGCACTCAATGGCGTGCATTTGCGGGAAATAATTTTTACCCGATATCGGAACGCCGGCGGCCACCTTTATTTGTTCTTTAATTAAGTCAAAATTAATTACTTCTTCGGTAATAGGGTGCTCCACCTGAATCCGGGTGTTCATCTCCATGAAGTAAAAGTTTTTGTGCTTGTCTACCAAAAATTCAATGGTACCCACGCCTTCGTAGCTAATAGCCGAGGCACCCGCAATCGCGGCTTTCCCCATGGCATCTCTTAGATTATCGTCAATGAATGGCGAAGGCGTTTCTTCGATTAGTTTTTGGTGACGGCGCTGGATAGAGCAATCCCGCTCGGATAAGTGGCAAACTTTCCCGTATTGATCACCTACCAACTGAATTTCGATGTGCCGGGGTTCTTCCACAAATTTTTCCAGGTACATGCCATCGTCCCCAAAAGCGGCTTTGGCTTCGGTGCGGGCGCTGGTCCAGGCTTTTTCAAACTCTTCGTCGCTGTTGATGATGCGCATACCGCGACCACCACCACCAGCGGTAGCTTTGATAATAACCGGATACTTAATTTTATGAGCCAGTTTAATGCCTTCTTCTACCGACTTTAACAAACCATCGGAACCCGGAATGGTGGGTACGCCCGCTTTTTTCATGGTAGTTTTGGCCGATGACTTGTCACCCATGGCGTTAATCATACTGGGCGTAGCGCCAATAAATTTAATGCCGTTTTCCTGGCAAATGCGGGAAAACTCCGCGTTTTCTGATAAAAACCCGTAACCCGGGTGAATGGCATCGGCATTGGTA
The sequence above is a segment of the Adhaeribacter swui genome. Coding sequences within it:
- the tsaD gene encoding tRNA (adenosine(37)-N6)-threonylcarbamoyltransferase complex transferase subunit TsaD — translated: MSPTILAIESSCDDTSAAVISGGKVLANIVATQEVHKQYGGVVPELASRAHQQNIVPVVTQALLTAKITKNDLDAVAFTRGPGLLGALLVGSSFAKAFALGLQLTLIEVNHMQAHILAHFIDEPKPQFPFLCLTVSGGHTQIVLVKDYLQMQVLGQTTDDAVGEAFDKSAKLLGLPYPGGPLLDRTAATGNPDRFTFPIVSMPGYDYSFSGIKTSILYFLRENTTKNPNFIAENLPDICASIQNALIKTLLNKLILAAKETGIRQIAIAGGVSANSGLRKALTEAATKYNWQVYIPDFQYCTDNAAMIAIAAHYKFLQGEFTDQYASPDPRYKL
- a CDS encoding YfiT family bacillithiol transferase translates to MATLNIEALRYPIGKFVPKPDLSPDDLKEYITEISHLPALLRKAVKDLGEAELETPYRPGGWTIRQTVNHVADSHINSYTRFRLALTEDKPVIKPYEEQLWAELEDGKHAPVDISLLLLEALHLRWVMLLESLTPDQWQRSFVHPQSGETTLATAVGIYAWHGKHHVAHITELRKRNFDR
- a CDS encoding DUF3109 family protein, giving the protein MIVLQHTVVSDDLKDKFFVCNLEKCKGACCVEGDLGAPLEDDELAILQENYDIIKPYLSPEGQQAIAEQGLYIKDWEGDFSTTTIGNRECAYAIYDENLTLKCGIEQAYLDGKINWRKPISCHLYPIRITKYDGFEALNYDKWQICNAACSFGQDLGVRVYQFLKEPLIRKYGQEWYNELEDLVAEEEQIFKK
- the accC gene encoding acetyl-CoA carboxylase biotin carboxylase subunit; amino-acid sequence: MFKKILVANRGEIALRVIRTCKEMGIKTVAVYSTADKESLHVRFADEAVCIGPPSSALSYLNIPSIISAAEITNADAIHPGYGFLSENAEFSRICQENGIKFIGATPSMINAMGDKSSAKTTMKKAGVPTIPGSDGLLKSVEEGIKLAHKIKYPVIIKATAGGGGRGMRIINSDEEFEKAWTSARTEAKAAFGDDGMYLEKFVEEPRHIEIQLVGDQYGKVCHLSERDCSIQRRHQKLIEETPSPFIDDNLRDAMGKAAIAGASAISYEGVGTIEFLVDKHKNFYFMEMNTRIQVEHPITEEVINFDLIKEQIKVAAGVPISGKNYFPQMHAIECRINAEDPANGFRPAPGKITTLHIPGGHGVRVDTHVYAGYTIPPNYDSMIAKLIVTAQTREEAIVKMKRALSEFVVEGVKTTIPFHLKMMDDENFKSGNFTTKYLDTYDFSVLAE